Part of the Terriglobia bacterium genome is shown below.
GCGATGCGGCCGGGGGCCATGGGAAGGGGCGCTCTCACATCGGCATGCAGCGAGACGGGCTTTTCATCCAGGCAGACCACGGGCTGACTGCCATCGTAGGGCTTTTCATAGGTCGCCAGCACGTCTTCCATCTTTTCGAGGTACTCCTTATTGAGCTCGGCCACGCACCACATTTTTTTCCCGCCACGGCTTTAAGTCGTGGCTTTCGAGTAGAATACGGATGGTCTCCCGACCGGCTCGAGGAACGAGTTTGCGTTTCACCGCTTCGGCCGCGATCAGGCGGACGGTCCAGCGCGCCCGACCGCCGGGGGGAGAGCTACAGACCATCGCAATGATCCGTTGCTTGGCCGAGGCATCCAGCAGCGGTGCCGCTCCCGGGCGCGGCTTTTCGTACAGAGCTCGCTCCAATCCCCCGCGCTGGTAGCGATGAGCGATCACTCGGACGGCCTTGGGAGTCAGCTTCTTGATGAACTGGGCCACTTGCGGAGCCGTCGATCCCTCCGACAAGTGCAGCAGCGCCAAGGCGCGATAGACCACTCGAACTGACTGCAGGCCACCGTTCAGCACCTGGTGCAGTTCCTTTTGGTCGTGGGGCGAGACATGAATTTGTAAAGGATGTCGTGACATGCCCCGAGTATAGAATGAAACATCTTATAATACAATTACTTTATAGAACCGTTTCAGGCGGTCACGTGACATGCCCCGAGTATAGAATGAAACATCTTATAATACAATTACTTTATAGAACCGTTTCAGGCGGTCAAAGACCTAGCGACTGACCTCAATGGGGATGGCATCCTGGATCTTGCGGTCACAGACTACAACTCCAATGAGGTTTTGGTTCTGCAGGGAAAGGGAGACGGAACTTTCTTGACCGCTGCTCACTATGGCGTGGGCGTCCTTCCCATGGGGGTTGCGGCTGACGATTTCAATGGCGATGGGAAGAAGGACCTCGTCGTAGTGAATTCCGGGTCGAACACGGTCTCGGTCCTGCTCAACAACTGCGCGTCGTCTTGCGGCGCCCTCACCCTCTCGCCCGCTACACTCCCCAGTGCTACCCAGGAGGTTGCGTACAGCCAAGCCCTCACTGCCACCGGCGGAACCGGGTCTTATACCTTTGCTGTCGTCGCAGGGGCATTGCCGCAGGGCCTGGTTCTATCCACTTCAGGAATTTTATCGGGGACACCGGTCGTAAGTGGGATAAATTTCATATTCACGATTGCCGTCACCGATTCGAACGGCTGCCAGGCCAGCCGGGCTTATCAGATGGATGTTGCGGGCGTCCCCTTTGCCACCAGCAATGCGGTCGCAAATGTGACCGCCAATTCCGCGACCCTTAGCGGAACCGTCAATCCAAACCGTCTGGACACCACAGGCTACTTCCAGTACGGAACGACGGCGTCTTACGGGAGTGCAACGCCCGCTCGATCGATTAGCGGCCTCGGTAACTCATTATATATTTCAGCTGAGTTGAGTTCGCTCACGCCCAATACAATCTATCATTATCGGATCGTTGCCTCGAACAGCTCCGGAACAACTTATGGTCGGGACGGAACCTTTACCACCTTGGCAGGCGGTTGCAGCATGCCTGCCTTTGTCTTGAACCCCAGTGTCACTGTAGAGTCGACGAATCACAACAACTCGGGTTCGACCATCTATGCTGTGGCGGTAGGAGACCTCAATGGCGATGGGAAGGCGGACCTGGCCATGGCCGGGATTGCCGGTTTGGCGGTTTCAATGGGGAACGGGGACGGCACCTTCGGGCCAGTCACGAAATATGACGCCGGGACAGAGCCGCAATCCGTTTCCATCGGAGACCTCAACGGGGATGGGAAGCTCGACGTGGTCGTACCCACCAGGTATGACGTCAGGGTCTTTTTGGGCAATGGGGACGGCACCTTCCAGCCCGGCGTGAGCTACAGTGTGCGCAATGGGACTTGGTATGCTGACTTGGGAGATTTTAATGGCGATGGGAAGTTGGATGTGGCCGTGGGAAACAGAGGGCTGGGACCGAGCTCCTCCGCTATCGTGTCGATTTTGCTTGGAAATGGGAATGGGACGTTTCAAACGGCGGTGACTTATCCCATCACAGGGGACGGTCCTTTCGCCGTGATTGCGCGGGATTTCAATCGGGATGGGAAATTGGATCTGGCCACCGTCAATGGGGGTTCCAATAATGTTTCGATTCTTCTGGGGAACGGGGATGGGACACTCCGAAGCGATGTAACTTACGCTGTGGGATATTACCCCCTGGCGTTGGACGCGGGTGATTTTGATGGCGATGGAAAGATTGATTTGGCGGTCGTCAACTCAAGCGACGACACCATTTCAATCCTGCGGGGCAACGGGGACGGAACTTTTCGAGCCAAAGTGGACTACCCCGTGGGACGAGGCCCGGCTGGCATTGCCGCACTCGACTTTAACGGAGATGGCCGGGTGGACCTCGCTGTGCTGAACTCAGTTCTTAGAACGGTATCACTGCTGAGCGGCAATGGCGACGGAACGTTTCAATCTCCAATAGACTACGGGATAACGTTCACGATCCCGCAATCCATCGTCGCCGGTGATCTTAATGGAGACGGAAAACCCGACCTTGCGGTGGCCTATAGTGGTGCCGCCATTCTGCTCAATGTGAGATCGGAATCTTGTCCCGTTGCGACAAAGAATCTGACCGTGTCTTCCACCAACCCGGGTTACGGGGTCACGGTCACGGTGACTCCCAATGACAGCAGCGGTCGGGGGACCGGAAGCACTCAGTTCACGCGCACATACAATTCCAACACCCAAGTGACGTTGACCGCCCCGCCAGCAGCCAGTGGAAACACCTTCCAGAAATGGCAGCGCAATGGGGCGGACTATTTAACCAGTGCCAGCATCACCTTTGGGATGGATGCCGACTACACTGCCACAGCAATTTACGGCTCCACCGGAAATGATCCGGGAGCCACTTCGTCGCTGATGCTCGTGGGAGGAACCCTCGCAGGACAAACCATCTCCTCCTCGAGCCGGACCGTGACGGTGGCGGCAGGGGCAACCTTGACGGGTCAACTCGCGGTCCAACTCAATTCAGCATGGCCGGCCAATACGGCGATGGCGATGGGAGTGACCCCGAACTGGGGGACGCATTCCACAAGCTTCGCGGACCTGGGGGGATTTACAACACCTGTCTCAGGGCTAAACCGGAACATTCCTGTGAATCTGACCGCCCCCTCCATCCCGGGAACCTATTACATCACCGCCGCGTTCGGAGGCGAAGCCTCTGCCGCTTACCTGATGTCGTGCACCAGCGGGGCGAATTCCGGTGGTCCCGTTTGGAACAATGGCGACGATGTCGCCGACTGGCCCGCCCCAACGATTGCAACCGCGAATGCCAATGGAACCGTCCGAGTGAACTATCTCACGGCGGGAGGCATTTCGCAGTATTATGTCCCGGCGACCGCCATCATTGTTGTAGCCCAGGCACGAGACAACACAAGCGTTTCTATCCCTATTCAGAATGGGGGATCCGGCACTGCATCCACGGTGGGCACCTCAAGCGCCGTGAAGGCTGGATATGCGACCGTAGAGGCGAATTCCGGTCCATCACCCTACGGGATTGCCGTGTTCAGTCTTGAGCAAGACAATGTGGTGACGACGGAAGCGGGCGTTCCGGCCTCACCCCCCACAAGGCGGGCACGCATCTTTATTGATTACCGGACGGGAGTCGCTGCGAAAACGGACCATCAGGAAGTCGGGACGATCAGCACGAACACGGGATTCGCAGTGGTGAACCCCGGAACCTCGCCGGCGACGATCACCTTTACGCTGCGTGATCGAAACGGCGGAACGGTGGCGGCCGGTCAGGGTTCGCTTGGCAAGGGGGTACACCGGGCCCTGTTCATCAATGAACTGAAGCAGTGGGCTGCCGAGTTCAATCTTCCATCGGATTTTCCAACCACGACCCAGTTCGGATCCCTGGATTTCGAGAGCGACCAACCCTTGTCGATCGTCGCCCTGCGATTGACCACGAACCAGCGCGGGGAAACCCTGCTCACCACCACGCCGGTAGCGGACCTGACCCAGGCCCCGAACTTTTCACCGATCTATTTTCCGCAGTTTGCGGATGGCGGAGGGTACCGGTCGTCCTTCTTCCTGCTGAACACCTCGGGATCGGTGCAAACCGGCGTTGTTAGAATCTTCAACAACATCGGGACCGAGTTGAACACACGGCCGGTCGACGGCTCAGACGCCAAGTCGCAGTTCAATTACCAAATCGGACCGAATGGGGTCTACACCCTGTTGACCGATGGGACTCCGGCGGGGGTGAATGTCGGCTCGGTGCAGGTGATTCCGGATTCCGGATCGTCGACACCGGTCGGCGCCGGCGTCTTCAGTTACTCTCAGAACGGAAGCGGTCCTTCTGGCACGAGTTCGCTCGTGAGCGAATCGGGCATCCCTTCGGCACTGGCCTCGACCCACGCCCGGATCTTCATTGATCGCTCCACAGGCCACAACACGGGCCTGGCCATCGCGGCCATTAACGCCTCGCCGGTGCGCTTGTATTTGACGGCCTTCCAGTTGGATGGGACGACGGCGCTGGGCAATGGGAATGCCGGACTGGACTTGGTGGGGAACGGGCACGATGCCAAGTTCATCAGTGAATTCATTCCTTCTTTTCTGGACGGCTTCACCGGGGTGCTGGATCTGTCGTCGTCCTCACCGTTTGTGGCGCTCACGTTGCGCTCGCTCACCAATGCCCGCGGCGATTTCCTCATGACGACATTTCCCATAGCGGATTACGGTCAGTCGGCTCCCTCACCCGTCATCTTCCCTCAAATTGTTGACGGAGGTGGATACAGGACCCAGTTTATTTTGTTGGGAACGGGAGGGTCAGTCAACACCACCCTGAGTTACTTCGGTGACGACGGATCGCCCCTGGGGGTGGGGAAGTCAGGAAGATAGAAAACGACGGGGAAAATTCCGGGGGACTGTCGCTCAAGATTGCGTGTGGGTTGGGTCACCCCGGACGGAGGGAGCAAGATCAAACTCCGCTTCCCGTTGTCATCGAATGACCTGCCGCGGTATCCTTCCCTGGCAAAGACAAGTTCGAAATTGTCTTTTCGCAACCTCCACTCTACTGGTCACGTCTAAACGTGATAAGGGTTTTTGAGTCACTTGCACTTCCACTGATCTCCAGATATCCGGGAGGCGTGTTATGGGGGCTTTGCTGCAAGATCTTCGTTTTGGACTTCGTGTTCTCGGCAAGCGACCGGGTATAGCCCTGGTTGCTGTTCTTTCGTTGGCCCTCGGGATCGGCGCCAATTCCGCCGTCTTCAGCATCATCGACGGATTCTACTTGCGGCCGCTGCCTGTGAAAGACCCCGGCGAACTTGTCACGATCTCCTCCCGCGACGCCCAGGGGGAAGAACACCTGTGTTCTTATCCGAATTTTCTCGATCTTCGCAATCAGAACACGGTATTTACTGACATCCTCGCCTATGGAGATCGCGGTGCTTTCATCAAGACCGACGTGGCCGATGGGCTTGTTTCAGTAAGTGTCGTTTCGGAAAACTACTTCTCGGTTCTCGGGGTCAAGCCGGCACTCGGCCGGACCTTTTCAACCGACTTGAAATCGAGCCAAGAAGGTGAACCGGGTGTGGTCATCAGCCAAGCGGCCTGGCAGAAGTACTTCAACGGGAGCCCCACGGCCATCGGCCAATCCATTTCCGTGGACGGGAAAAGTCTACCCTTGTTGGGTGTGGCGCCCCGGGGGTTTCGCGGATTGGACCGCACTGGGACGACCGCCCTCTGGATCACGCCCCGCACCTGGAGCGTGATGCTGTCCGGCGCCCACCAGGAATTTGAATCGCGCAGCTCTCGCTGGTTCAGTCTCAGTGCCCGCACCAAACCGGGAGTCGCGAGAACGGAGATATCAGCGCAGTTGAAGGTGCTGAGCCAAGGACTGGACTCGGCTTATCCGGAGGCCAACAAGGGCCGCGAATTCACCAGCCAGACGGAGGAAGAGCGGTTCTGGAAAGTGATGCCGTTCAGCCTCTTCATTCTGGCGATGGTTGGGCTCGTACTGCTCATTGCCTGCGCCAATGTGGCCAATTTATTGCTGGCACAACAGGAAGGGCGCCACCGGGAGATCGCGGTCCGACTCGCCGTGGGAGCTTCCCGGGGAAGGCTTCTTCGACAATGGCTGACCGAAGGGGTTCTTCTGGCAATCCTGGGAGGCGGCGTCGGCCTGCTGTTGCTGCAATGGTTCATGGAGGTTGCGCCGGCGGTCCTTCCGCCTTCCTACCTCGCCTCCGGTCCCGACATTCGGATCGATGCCCGCGTAGTCTTGTTCACCACTTTCGCGTCCCTTTTCAGCATCCTGCTCTCCGGACTCATTCCCGGCTGGCAGGCCACCCGCTGCGAGGTGGCGCCGGTCCTGAAGGGAGACACTCTTCCGTCGACGGGCCGATCCCGATTTTTCTCTCTGAAGAATGGCCTGACCATCGCGGAAATTGCGCTTTCGGTCGTCCTGCTGATCGGAGCCGGACTGCTGGTCAAGAGCCTGCTCCTGACGCTTCAAATCAAGCCGGGGTTTGATCCCAACAAGAACGTCCTGATCGTGGATGTGGGCCTGGCGGAATTCTTCGGGTACAGCTCCGCACAATCAGCAGCCCTCCGTGAAAGGATCCTGGAACGAGTTCGCGCCGTGCCGGGCGTCCGGCAGGCGAGCATCGCGCGCCGGTCGCTTTTGAATCCTAGTGAAGCCGGGGAGATGGAAAGAGTGGAGATTCCGGGCTATGTTTCCCCTGATCCGGAAAAAGGGGTCAGGGTTCGGTATAACATTGTGGGCCTGAACTTCTTCTCCACGCTGGGAACGCGAGTTCTCCACGGCCGCGATTTTGGACCTCAGGATTCACCCACCAACACCCGCAGCCTTGTCGTCAATGAGGCGATGGCTAGACGCTTTTGGCCCAACTCTGAAGCGCTGGGCCAATGGCTGCGCATTCAAGGCAAGGAGCACCAGATTGTCGGGATCGTCGAAGATGGCCGGTATCTCATGATCCACGAAGCGACTCAACCGTACCTCTTCTTCCCTCTGGCACAGAGGTATTCGGAAGAGGCTTCGCTCTTCATCGAGATGAGCGGAGATCCCCGATCCATATCCAAGTCGGTCCTTCGCGAAGCCCGCAACGCGGCCGGGAAAGTCCCGATCGTGGAGGCCAGGACACTGCACGATCACATGCGGTTGGCGTTGTTCGACGATTGGTCGTCGACGATGTTGCTGGCGGGGCTGGGAGTTCTGGGCCTTTTTCTGGCAGCCACGGGCCTATTCAGCGTCGTGTCCTTCCTGGTGAGCCGCCGCATGCGTGAGATGGGGATCCGCGTGGCGCTGGGGGCCCGCCCCCGCGAGATCCAATCGCTCGTGCTGGGCGATTCGCTGCGCATGTCACTGATCGGGGTCGCCATCGGTCTCGGAGTGGCCCTTGGAGTGATGCGCCTGATGTCAAGTTGGCTGTTTGGCGTGAAGGCCCATGACCTGAGCGTCTATCTGGCCAGCTCGGTGGTGGCGATCGCCATCACGCTCGCCGCCTCCTGGTATCCGGCCCAGAAGGCCTCTCGAGTCGACCCCATGCAGGTTCTCCGTCATCAATAGATTTTGAGGGACTGTCCCTAGGGACAGTCCCTCAAAGTTGGAGTTCTCAGTTCCTTTTTCTCCGATTCAAACAGGTCCCTGCCCAACCCTCGCTGGTGCAACACTGGAAAGCGGCCGCACCCCCAAAAGGGACTGTCCCTAGGGACTGTCCCTCAAAATTCAGTTCACCCTCTCCAGATGCAACATCAGAAAGCGGCCCCACAACGACGGGCCGCACTCCAAAGAAATGAACTTTCACATCCGAGAGAAGCAACTTTTTCCCGACTTCCTGCTCTAATGTGGTAAGACAGCGGTGTTTCTCATTCATTTTAAGGCCGACAACGCCAATGGCGCCTGGCGGCGTGAGGTGAGCTGATGGATTCGTTGTGGCAGGACATCAAGTTTGGTTTCCGGATGCTGGCCAAGAATACGACCTTCACTCTGGTGGCGGTGCTGACCCTGGGGCTGGGGATTGGCGCCAACACGGGAATATTCAGCGTGGTGCGGGCTGTCTTGTTGCGCCCCTTGCCGTATCGACAACCCGAAAGCGTCGTACAGCTCTGGGAGACCAAGGTCGTCCCGCGGTGGGATCGTCGATTTATCGCTGTTGGCAATTTCATGGCATGGCGGGAGCAGAACCATGTATTTGAGCAGATGGCGCTCATGGAACCCGATCAAATCAACTTAACCGGATCGGGGAATCCCGATAACGTCAGCGCGCTGAGAACCTCGGCGAACGTGTTCTCGCTGCTTGGCGTCTCGCCGGTGCTGGGCCGCGGTTTTTCGACAGAAGATGAGATCGAACATCGTCCTGTGGTTGTACTGAGTAACAGCTTATGGCGTCAACTCGGCGCTTCCCCGAATATGATCGGGCAGGTCATTCGCCTGGACGAAGTCCCGCACACGGTCATCGGAGTTCTGCCGGCGGATTTCTATCTTCCGGAGCCCGGCGACCCGGCGCAGTTGTGGGTTCCGCTAAAACTGGAACCGCAAGAACTCACCAACCATCGGGACCACGGCTATCTCGCGGTGGCGCGGTTGAAGCCGGGGCTCTCGCTGGGCCAGGCCCAGGCGGAGATGGACGGCATTGCCCGCCGGCTGGAAACGGAGTCCATCCAGTGGAACACGGGATCAGGTGTCCGGGTCCTTTCGATGCGAGAGCAACTCTCGGGCAGGATCCGGCCGGCCCTTCTGATCCTGATGGGTGCAGTGGGTTTTGTTTTACTGATCGCGTGCGCCAATGTCGCCAATCTCCTATTGGCCAGCGGCAATGCCCGAAAAAGAGAAATGGTGATGCGAGCGGCGCTGGGCGCGCCGCGACGCCGACTCGTGCGCCAGCTCTTGACAGAAACCATTCTGCTGGCGGCGATGGGAGCTTGCGCCAGCATCGCCCTCTCCAAACTGCTGGTTGCAGCCCTGCCGCGCTTGCTTCCGCCGGGCCTCCTGCTGGAGATCCGCGGGGTCGAAATGGACGCCAGCGTCCTCGGCTTTACCGTGGCCTTGTCCCTGTTGACAA
Proteins encoded:
- a CDS encoding FG-GAP-like repeat-containing protein, with product MTAAHYGVGVLPMGVAADDFNGDGKKDLVVVNSGSNTVSVLLNNCASSCGALTLSPATLPSATQEVAYSQALTATGGTGSYTFAVVAGALPQGLVLSTSGILSGTPVVSGINFIFTIAVTDSNGCQASRAYQMDVAGVPFATSNAVANVTANSATLSGTVNPNRLDTTGYFQYGTTASYGSATPARSISGLGNSLYISAELSSLTPNTIYHYRIVASNSSGTTYGRDGTFTTLAGGCSMPAFVLNPSVTVESTNHNNSGSTIYAVAVGDLNGDGKADLAMAGIAGLAVSMGNGDGTFGPVTKYDAGTEPQSVSIGDLNGDGKLDVVVPTRYDVRVFLGNGDGTFQPGVSYSVRNGTWYADLGDFNGDGKLDVAVGNRGLGPSSSAIVSILLGNGNGTFQTAVTYPITGDGPFAVIARDFNRDGKLDLATVNGGSNNVSILLGNGDGTLRSDVTYAVGYYPLALDAGDFDGDGKIDLAVVNSSDDTISILRGNGDGTFRAKVDYPVGRGPAGIAALDFNGDGRVDLAVLNSVLRTVSLLSGNGDGTFQSPIDYGITFTIPQSIVAGDLNGDGKPDLAVAYSGAAILLNVRSESCPVATKNLTVSSTNPGYGVTVTVTPNDSSGRGTGSTQFTRTYNSNTQVTLTAPPAASGNTFQKWQRNGADYLTSASITFGMDADYTATAIYGSTGNDPGATSSLMLVGGTLAGQTISSSSRTVTVAAGATLTGQLAVQLNSAWPANTAMAMGVTPNWGTHSTSFADLGGFTTPVSGLNRNIPVNLTAPSIPGTYYITAAFGGEASAAYLMSCTSGANSGGPVWNNGDDVADWPAPTIATANANGTVRVNYLTAGGISQYYVPATAIIVVAQARDNTSVSIPIQNGGSGTASTVGTSSAVKAGYATVEANSGPSPYGIAVFSLEQDNVVTTEAGVPASPPTRRARIFIDYRTGVAAKTDHQEVGTISTNTGFAVVNPGTSPATITFTLRDRNGGTVAAGQGSLGKGVHRALFINELKQWAAEFNLPSDFPTTTQFGSLDFESDQPLSIVALRLTTNQRGETLLTTTPVADLTQAPNFSPIYFPQFADGGGYRSSFFLLNTSGSVQTGVVRIFNNIGTELNTRPVDGSDAKSQFNYQIGPNGVYTLLTDGTPAGVNVGSVQVIPDSGSSTPVGAGVFSYSQNGSGPSGTSSLVSESGIPSALASTHARIFIDRSTGHNTGLAIAAINASPVRLYLTAFQLDGTTALGNGNAGLDLVGNGHDAKFISEFIPSFLDGFTGVLDLSSSSPFVALTLRSLTNARGDFLMTTFPIADYGQSAPSPVIFPQIVDGGGYRTQFILLGTGGSVNTTLSYFGDDGSPLGVGKSGR
- a CDS encoding helix-turn-helix domain-containing protein, with the protein product MSRHPLQIHVSPHDQKELHQVLNGGLQSVRVVYRALALLHLSEGSTAPQVAQFIKKLTPKAVRVIAHRYQRGGLERALYEKPRPGAAPLLDASAKQRIIAMVCSSPPGGRARWTVRLIAAEAVKRKLVPRAGRETIRILLESHDLKPWREKNVVRGRAQ
- a CDS encoding ABC transporter permease, translating into MGALLQDLRFGLRVLGKRPGIALVAVLSLALGIGANSAVFSIIDGFYLRPLPVKDPGELVTISSRDAQGEEHLCSYPNFLDLRNQNTVFTDILAYGDRGAFIKTDVADGLVSVSVVSENYFSVLGVKPALGRTFSTDLKSSQEGEPGVVISQAAWQKYFNGSPTAIGQSISVDGKSLPLLGVAPRGFRGLDRTGTTALWITPRTWSVMLSGAHQEFESRSSRWFSLSARTKPGVARTEISAQLKVLSQGLDSAYPEANKGREFTSQTEEERFWKVMPFSLFILAMVGLVLLIACANVANLLLAQQEGRHREIAVRLAVGASRGRLLRQWLTEGVLLAILGGGVGLLLLQWFMEVAPAVLPPSYLASGPDIRIDARVVLFTTFASLFSILLSGLIPGWQATRCEVAPVLKGDTLPSTGRSRFFSLKNGLTIAEIALSVVLLIGAGLLVKSLLLTLQIKPGFDPNKNVLIVDVGLAEFFGYSSAQSAALRERILERVRAVPGVRQASIARRSLLNPSEAGEMERVEIPGYVSPDPEKGVRVRYNIVGLNFFSTLGTRVLHGRDFGPQDSPTNTRSLVVNEAMARRFWPNSEALGQWLRIQGKEHQIVGIVEDGRYLMIHEATQPYLFFPLAQRYSEEASLFIEMSGDPRSISKSVLREARNAAGKVPIVEARTLHDHMRLALFDDWSSTMLLAGLGVLGLFLAATGLFSVVSFLVSRRMREMGIRVALGARPREIQSLVLGDSLRMSLIGVAIGLGVALGVMRLMSSWLFGVKAHDLSVYLASSVVAIAITLAASWYPAQKASRVDPMQVLRHQ